The genomic region aggggaaggagcCAGTACCGTGGGTCATGTGGCGGGCCTGCCTGCCCGGTGATGATGAATTCGATGGGGTTGCCGCTGCGCTGGCTGTACTCCATCAGGACGGACACTGGATTTTTCCCACCAGGCAGAGAGCGGGACAGCGGCTGGCGAGGTCCCTCCGACATCTCTACCCCTTCCACATTATTGGGCCCAAAGATTTCACCCATGGTTTCAACTGTCACCTGGAAAAAAgccacaaaaatacaaaatagtatTCATTGAAGCTCATTTTCTTTGGCATTATCTAAAACCAAATCATCCATTCATGGAACCAACTTTACTAGGGCTGTGCAAGTATTCACAGAAGAAAATTACAAATCTACAGCATATTggtgaacaaaataaatataggGGTGAAACAATTAAAGTTCCAAAAGGTTTTCGATCGAAATATGAAGCTGAAAACTAGGTTACAACAACTTACGGTGGTTTCAGGTTGTATGTCCATGATTTTGATTGTGGTTTCAACATTTCCATTGTCCCCTGTGGTCGCCCCTTCCTGCATCTCTGCGTAGAGAATGCGCAGAGTGGCCGCAGCGGCGTCCTTTTTGGCAACCTTCTTACTGGAAGCTTCTGCGACGGGAAACAAGCGCCCATTGAGCATCACCTGCATACGGAATCTgacaaagggagagaaaacatTCCTGATCCGGACCTGACTGTGTCACACAAAAAGCAAACTTTCATTGTTGATTGGCAGCATCTTGCGTCCCCACTAAGGCAGATTTATTTCTCACAAAATTATAAAATCAATAGGTTTGTCTAAGGGTGCTTTGAAAAAGACTTACTGAATGCGTTTCATATAAAGAACCAACAATTAGCTCCATTATGTGGATGATTTATGGAGGAGACATTTCTGTGACCAGGTTCTGATTTAATGAATTAAACTGATATAATAACATTGACAGAGACACTATCTTGACCGTGGATCACGCAATGTCTGATAAGATCCCTTTAATATCTGCTCTCTGTATAATTTCTAACTTTGTAGCTGGAACATACCGGCAATGATGTCACTAACCTTGGGTCGTGGGAGGGTCCCGACTGGTCAAGGAGCAGGAACTCACAGTTCTGGCCCAGATACTGGGCATACTCCATGAGGCCGCTTACTGGGTTCTTCAGCCTCACTTCCTGTAGCTTGGCCCACAGGTTCTGCGGAGGCGGGGCAGCTAGCGAGACGGCAATAGTTCCCACAATATTGGATTTGTCTCCCGCCAGTTTTCCGGCATCCGTTTCCCTGCGAATAGCATTGAGGAATTCTGGGATATCGTCGTTGGCCCACTGTCCTTCGTTGGCCTCTTTGGCTTTACAGGGGCTAAACGAGGGGGGCCGGAGGGAGGAGTCGGACTTCTGAGGGAAAAGCAAAGAAGAGGAATGATTAATATCATTGGACTAGAACTCTAAGGCTGGTAACCTCAGCTAACTACATCTAGGAATGTTTTAAATTTCTCATGAATACACTGAGGCTGAATTTCAGTTTATTACACATCAGCTGCAGCTTTTATACCCTTTGATAAATGATGTTGTTGCCAGTGCTGAGGTGAACGTGTCCATGTTTCATTTCCCTGAATTCCTCACTTGAAGTGTATGTGAAGGCCTCGagccgtatgtgtgtgtgtgtttacccgtTTATGTTTTATAGTTTTTCCCATATTGCAGCCAAGTTCGGTCAATAGAAGCTGTATAGCATTGTTCATGCAGAGGTAGAGCTGACCCCAACAGTAATAAGATGGTTCACCTATTTCAGAGATTTACTTTCATTGccatatttcaacattttcggAACATGGTTTATTTTGTTGCCAAGTTAGATTTAAAGTATCTTTCTATATTCATAAGAAAGTCGTCACTAAGGATAACAGGAATTTCACCTACTGCTTCATTGTGACTTACCTCCGAAATCCAATCCTCTGGAAGTGAAAGTTTTTCGAGGCCCGGTATTGGTGGTGTTGCTGATGGATGGAAGATGGATCCTGAGCCCTCCTCCATCGGAGCCCCCTTAGCTGCGGTGCTCTTTGCAGCTTTGATGCTCCTCTCCATTCTCTCCCTGCGGTGGGTGGAGAGCTCCCAGGTGGGAGGGTTGACTTCACCATTCTTAACGACTTCGCCTTGCTTCTCCAGAGCATAAAGTGTGGACTGAATGGCATTCCTTAAACCCAGATTTTTGCCTATGACAAGAGCGGTTGCCTCCCCTGACTCCAGCAGGTAACGCAGTACTAGGTCCTTCTGTTCTGTCATTGTGGGAAGCTGCAGTTCCTGATCAGGGGAGGTGGTGCTGCCCCAATGTGGTTTCTCTGTGTGCTGACCTTTTCCTGATGACCTGGATCCTTCAAAGTCCGATGACTCTGAGGAAGAGCAGAGCGTAGAACTGGATTCTGAGTCAGAGTCCTCTCCCTTGGGTTGCTCTAAACGGACGCACAGATTGGATAGAGGAGTATATACTTCAGCGTTTTGATCTTCAGTGCAATTGAGAGGTTCTCTGTAAAGACTCCACCCAGGAGGGAGAAGTCCTTGCTTAGAGGCTATCTGTAAGCGTTCCAACGAGTACAGGGCCCTGTTCACTATCTTTTTGGGCAGACGCAGCTTTCTGGCTAACACTTTTGCAGGGACGCTGTCAGTTGGATTCAAAGCAGCCAAAGCCTTGTGTACCTGGTCCTGGATGGCAGGAGTGAGAGTGATGTTAATCTTACTGGAGCTTGaagctgctgagctgctggATTCAGAATGTCTATCAgagctgtctcctctgctggtcCATTCTTGATGAAGAGACAAACTATCAAAATTGTCACACAGAGAGTCTGTTTGTGCCCACCATTGTCTGTTGGAGTGCTGGTTGTGTTTTTTACCTTGCAACTGGGTTTGATTCAGGTGTCGAGGGCCTTGCTGGGGTCCAAAACGGGGTGAGTATTCAAAGCTTTGCTCTTGGCTATACCCCCCTCTACCCCTAGGGCTGCTGTTGGGGTTTAGAAATCTACTGTATCCTGACTGGGGCTGATATGAGGAACTGGGCGGTCTGCCTGGTaccactccacctcctcgcaGACTGGTTCTGAACTGTGGAGCCTCGGAGCGTTGACCTCTCAggaactctgactgttgttgcTTAAATGAATTTGGAACAGGACAGGGAAAGTGGTTCTGATAGTATGAATTGTTAGGGGTCACGGGTTTGGGGGGTCCTTTATAGTGGCTTGGTTCGGGTGGggcagagggaatgaaagagggaGCTTGGGGATGTGTGGATACCAAAGGAGGGGGAGGGCTGTTGTAGTAACTTGAATACGGGCTCAGCTGCGGGTCAGCTCTGGGAAAGAAGGAAGATGGGCCAGGCCTGTTTTGATTCTCCCTGGCCTGGAAGTGGGGTAGTGGATATCGGTGGTAGTTTTCTTTGGAAGGCCCTCCTCTACCTCTGCTCATAGCGCAGGGGGTGAGCGTGAAGGGGGCCGGTGCAGCGGGCTGCGCAGCctctgtatgagtgtgtgtccagCGGCAAAAAGAGCAGGCGCTGGTGGAAAGTCAGGGCAGGCCGGTAGCACATAGAGAGCAcctgaaatacaaacaaaaggACAAGATCAGGAGCATATACAGAAATAAGAAAACGTGACATAAATGAATGCTAAAAACAGCCAGGGGGGAAAGGGAAAGTAACATTTCAGCCACCAACATGAGTACAGGCCCTCCTGGTAAATGTACAACTTGTTAACGTCACTGAATCTAGACCAGCTCCAAGGACACAGTTTTTAACCTCCTTCTACAGCTTTCATCTTCCTGAAGTGCAGTGTATAGaagggggaaaaacaaaaatatcagggtattatggaaaaaaagaggattACATGCAGAGGCTAAGCTATGACATCTACCAACGGTGTCAACGTGGTAATGTATCTTCAGATTATATCCCAGCCAGTCTACAAGGATACTGCAGGGTGACATACTGTCTCTTCCAGTCACAATGAAACTTAATCCCAGGGTAAAAGGAGGGTGATTAATAATTCAGACACTCTTCCTTCTTGTGACTATCCCGTTTTATTTCTGGCCTTACAAATTATGGCTCGATCTGGATCCATGTTCTCCTCAAAAAGAACAGTTCCAAGGACACAAGAACATCACTACATATCAGTGATGTGCTGAGGAACAGAAAACCAGGCcagaaaaacatatattatattaatagttGCCATTATACTTCTGACATAATGAGTTATGCCAGAGCTACGTTAATTTTATCCTCCAAAAATGCACACAGCTTCAACAAAAAGTATTCATCAAGTAGAAGTGTACTGCAGATCCAGCAAAACAAGATAGTTCAGAGTTCAAATATCTTCCTATGGTACAACAAACATTGATTCAGCATCAAGTGTCATATCTAACAACCATCAGTAATGTCTATATCAGTGAGAGCCACAACAAGGAGACATCCATACTGAGTCAGGTTTCACCTCCTCCGGCCCTGTCAGCATCACTGGCCTGTCCCACAGCGCCGAGCAGGCCTAACGCTGCTGCCTTAATGAGAACACAGTGTTGGTTCATCATGGTAATCCGGGCCGACGCGGCCACTGGCCCTGGAGGCTAAACGGGGCTGGAGCTGACTCATCTTGACCCTGATGTGAGGCAGCAGTTGACAGCCAAAAAAACAACTCTGGTGTTTTTCTAGAATCTCCTCTTATTATGCTCCTCGCTGGTTTCGAGCCCGGGCAGAGgcatggggggaaaaaaaacacttgacatCTGATGAATA from Pleuronectes platessa chromosome 10, fPlePla1.1, whole genome shotgun sequence harbors:
- the adar gene encoding double-stranded RNA-specific adenosine deaminase, translated to MSRGRGGPSKENYHRYPLPHFQARENQNRPGPSSFFPRADPQLSPYSSYYNSPPPPLVSTHPQAPSFIPSAPPEPSHYKGPPKPVTPNNSYYQNHFPCPVPNSFKQQQSEFLRGQRSEAPQFRTSLRGGGVVPGRPPSSSYQPQSGYSRFLNPNSSPRGRGGYSQEQSFEYSPRFGPQQGPRHLNQTQLQGKKHNQHSNRQWWAQTDSLCDNFDSLSLHQEWTSRGDSSDRHSESSSSAASSSSKINITLTPAIQDQVHKALAALNPTDSVPAKVLARKLRLPKKIVNRALYSLERLQIASKQGLLPPGWSLYREPLNCTEDQNAEVYTPLSNLCVRLEQPKGEDSDSESSSTLCSSSESSDFEGSRSSGKGQHTEKPHWGSTTSPDQELQLPTMTEQKDLVLRYLLESGEATALVIGKNLGLRNAIQSTLYALEKQGEVVKNGEVNPPTWELSTHRRERMERSIKAAKSTAAKGAPMEEGSGSIFHPSATPPIPGLEKLSLPEDWISEKSDSSLRPPSFSPCKAKEANEGQWANDDIPEFLNAIRRETDAGKLAGDKSNIVGTIAVSLAAPPPQNLWAKLQEVRLKNPVSGLMEYAQYLGQNCEFLLLDQSGPSHDPRFRMQVMLNGRLFPVAEASSKKVAKKDAAAATLRILYAEMQEGATTGDNGNVETTIKIMDIQPETTVTVETMGEIFGPNNVEGVEMSEGPRQPLSRSLPGGKNPVSVLMEYSQRSGNPIEFIITGQAGPPHDPRFMYRVKVGENLFAESSAPSKKAARQLAAEGAVKELMADGRLQLSKPQLPLGSSSDSDSAVTTCPSLPPLTVDELRAAHEAGVGDLINHLNNNAVSGLLEYARARGFAAEIRLVGQSGPAHEPKFTYQAKLGGRWFPPVCASNKKQGKQEAADAALRVLIGEAERAARTGELIPAELPVSGSTLHDQIAMLSHQRFNALTTRIQHSLLGRKILATIVMRKGEGLGTVVSLGTGNRCVKGEELSLKGETVNDCHAEIISRRGFLRFLYSELLKHYDGAEDSIFEMAESDKLRIKADITFHLYISTAPCGDGALFDKSCSESGDDVDGHQPLFENTKQGKLRTKVENGEGTIPVESSAIVPTWDGIQHGERLRTMSCSDKILRWNVLGLQGALLTHFMHPIYLKSITLGYLYSHGHLTRAVCCRMARDSEAFVESLPSPFVLNHPEVGRVSVYDSTRHTGKTKESSVNWSFQDQHSVEVLDGTKGKLDGNKHSISRVSKSNLFFVFRSLCQRCGRTDLLALPSYSHAKMAAMSFQLAKHQFFEGLGVHGYGAWISKPLEEKSFEVLEGLRRNGASLPSGYGNSRNGAALEQEGVEQCITK